The nucleotide sequence CAGCGGCTCGACCGCGATGGGGTGGATCACGGGGGCCTGGGGCCGAGTGTCGAGCGCGCCGTCGGCGCCCGCCACGAAGGCGATGTCGAGGAGGCCCGAGCGGACCTCCGAGAGCAGCTGCCCGGACCCTGCCTGCTCGAACGACACGACCACCTTCGGGTAGCGCTGGTGGAAGCGCGCCAGGAGGTCGGGCACGTCGATCGCGCCGAGGCACTGCTCGCCGCCCACCCGGAGCGTGCCGATGACCTCGCCGCGCGCCGCGATCACCGCGTCGCGGCCGGCGACCGCCTGCGCGAGCAGGGCTCGGGCGTGCGGCAGCAGAGCGCGCCCGGCCCCGGTCAGCTCGACCCGCCGGGTCGTGCGCGTGAACAGCGGCGTGCGCAGTTCGTCCTCGAGGGTGCGGATCGCAGCCGACAGGCCCGACTGCGACACCCTCGTGGCCTCCGCGGCACGGGTGAACTGGCCTTCGTCTGCAAGGGCGACGAAGTACTCCATCTGGCGAAGGTCCACGGTATCGGGCCGCCTGCCGCTAGTTGACCTCGAGCGGGTTGCCGCCGACTCGACGGTTCTCGTCGAGGGCGTCGATCGCGGCCATCTCGTCGGCCGACAGCTCGAAGCCGAACACGTCGAGGTTCTGCGCCATGCGCTCGCGGTGGTTCGACTTGGGGATCACGACGAGCCCGGTCTGCAGGTGCCAGCGCAGCACGACCTGGGCCGGCGTCACGCCGTGCGCGGCCGCGGCGACCTGGATCGACGCCATGCCGAAGAGGTCGTACTTGCCCTGGCCGAGCGGCCCCCACGACTCCGTGACGATGGAGTGCTTCGCGTGGAACTCGCGGAGCGCCCGCTGCTGGAAGATCGGGTGCAGCTCGACCTGATTGACCGCAGGAGCCTGCCCGGTCGCGTCGATGATCCGCTCGAGGTGGTCGATCTCGAAGTTGCTCACGCCGATCGCCCGGGCGCGGCCGTC is from Frondihabitans australicus and encodes:
- a CDS encoding aldo/keto reductase: MTASAPSLALSSGTSIPQLGFGVFLVDPADTQRVVEDALEVGYRHIDTATGYNNEKEVGAALKASGLARDEVFVTTKLRNDHHKARDVEGAFERSLEALGLDSLDLYLIHWPMPANDFYVDTWKTFTSFAADGRARAIGVSNFEIDHLERIIDATGQAPAVNQVELHPIFQQRALREFHAKHSIVTESWGPLGQGKYDLFGMASIQVAAAAHGVTPAQVVLRWHLQTGLVVIPKSNHRERMAQNLDVFGFELSADEMAAIDALDENRRVGGNPLEVN
- a CDS encoding LysR family transcriptional regulator; this translates as MDLRQMEYFVALADEGQFTRAAEATRVSQSGLSAAIRTLEDELRTPLFTRTTRRVELTGAGRALLPHARALLAQAVAGRDAVIAARGEVIGTLRVGGEQCLGAIDVPDLLARFHQRYPKVVVSFEQAGSGQLLSEVRSGLLDIAFVAGADGALDTRPQAPVIHPIAVEPLVFVCPPGSRLAGHAQVAWDELEGETFVDFHESWGVRAITDAAFRARDLDRRVAFVVNDVHTLLDFVQRRLGSALVPRPIAQKPQAQGLAQIPLADPSAPRWAVGVAVPAGADGVGTIAGHLLEMVPLLVPA